The following coding sequences lie in one Rutidosis leptorrhynchoides isolate AG116_Rl617_1_P2 chromosome 4, CSIRO_AGI_Rlap_v1, whole genome shotgun sequence genomic window:
- the LOC139839905 gene encoding tripeptidyl-peptidase 2, whose amino-acid sequence MHSGCLFKGPYVSIFQSSFSTPFLSHNFNLLITSKSKIKIKIKNNNTTSKKTCEIRAMPASSSSSIDNNGALRKFKLNESSFLASLMPKKEIGADRFIEANPEFDGRGVVVAIFDSGVDPAAAGLQVTSDGKPKVLDVIDCTGSGDIDTSTVVKADANGCIRGASGASLIINPSWSNPSGDWHVGYKLVYELLTDTLVSRLKKERKKRWDEKNQETIAEAVKQLEEFDKKQTKVDELKLKRTRTDLQDRVDYLKKQTDSYDDKGPVIDAVVWHDGEVWRVALDTQSLEDEPECGKLADFVPLTNYKIERKYGVFSKLDACTFVTNVYNEGTILSIVTDSSPHGTHVAGIATAFHPTEPLLNGIAPGAQVVSCKIGDSRLGSMETGTGLIRALIAVVEHKCDVINMSYGESTMLPNYGRFVELVDEVVNKYRVVFVSSAGNNGPALTTVGAPGGTTSSIIGVGAYVSPAMAAGAHALVEAPPEGLEYTWSSRGPTADGDLGVYVSAPGGAVAPVPTWTLQRRQLMNGTSMSSPSACGGVALVISAMKAEGINVSPYSVRKALENTCSPIGCLPEDKLSNGHGLLQIDKAFEYAQKSADLPCLWYKIAISQAGKTTASTVRGIYLREASYCNQTTEWTVQVEPQFHEGASNLEQLVPFEECIELHSSGKEVVKAPDFLLLTYNGRSFNVVVDPTKLSDGLHYFEVYGIDCNAPWRGPLFRIPITITKPKIVETRPPVITFSGLSFQPGHIVRKYIEVPYGATWVEATMRTSGFDTARRFYIDVVQLSPLKRPITWESNPSFSSPSTKSFTFSVEGGRTMELVISQFWSSGIGSHETAVVDFEIAFHGIDVSTDEVVLDGSEAPVRLEARALLSSEKLAPIAKLNKIRVPYRPIDSKMSALSADRDKLPSGKQILALTLTYKFKLEDEAEVKPQIPLLNNRIYDNKFESQFYMISDSNKRVYAKGDVYPAYVKLPKGEYTLQLLLRNENVQYLEKLKQLVLFIERKLGKEAMQLSFYTQPDGPVTGTGSFTSSTLDPGSKEAFYVGPPSKDKLPKSSPAGSVLVGAISYGKPSSEVSDNGNDPEKNPVSYTINYQVPPTKVEEDKGKNSTSKTSTKSVEERLEEEVRDTKIKVLANLKQGTEDERAEWQKLSISLKTEYPKYTPLLAQILEGLLSQEVEDKIHHYEEIIGAADEVIESIDRDELARFLSIKGDPEEEEFEKNKKKMETTRDQLVESLYQKGLAIVELVSLKGEMAALAANLGAEVVDRPDGQASAGGGVGQPDLFEDTFKELQKWADAKSSKYNTLLLIRGRHSGRLGTALKVVNSMIEEEGDPAKKQLYEERISLLEQIGWGHLATYEKLWMLVRFPSSLPLF is encoded by the exons ATGCACAGTGGATGTTTATTTAAAGGACCGTACGTGTCAATATTCCAATCATCATTTTCTACGCCGTTTCTCTCTCATAATTTCAATCTACTCATTACGTCCAAatccaaaattaaaattaaaataaaaaataataacactaCAAGTAAAAAAACTTGTGAAATTAGGGCAATGcctgcttcatcatcatcttctatcGATAATAATGGCGCTTTACGTAAGTTTAAGCTGAACGAATCGTCGTTTTTAGCATCGCTCATGCCGAAGAAAGAAATCGGTGCCGATAGATTCATCGAAGCGAATCCGGAGTTTGACGGACGCGGTGTTGTTGTTGCGATTTTTG atTCTGGTGTTGATCCGGCTGCTGCGGGGTTGCAGGTGACCTCTGATGGGAAGCCAAAAGTCCTAGATGTTATTGATTG CACTGGGAGCGGTGATATCGATACCTCTACTGTTGTGAAGGCTGATGCAAATGGCTGTATTCGTGGAGCATCAG GGGCATCCCTTATTATTAATCCTTCTTGGAGCAACCCTTCTGGAGACTGGCATGTTGGATATAAGTTGGTGTATGAACTTCTTACGGACACATTAGTATCTCGTTTGAAG aaagaaagaaagaaaaggtgGGACGAGAAGAATCAAGAAACAATTGCTGAGGCTGTAAAGCAACTTGAAGAGTTTGACAAG AAGCAAACAAAGGTTGATGAGTTGAAATTAAAAAGGACTCGCACAGATCTACAGGATAGAGTTGATTATTTGAAGAAACAAACAGAT AGCTATGATGACAAGGGTCCCGTTATCGATGCTGTTGTATGGCATGATGGAGAAGTGTGGAGGGTTGCTCTTGACACACAGAGTCTCGAGGATGAACCCGAGTGTGGGAAGCTTGCTGATTTTGTTCCCTTAACTAATTACAA GATTGAACGCAAGTATGGTGTCTTTAGCAAGTTAGATGCTTGTACATTCGTGACCAATGTATATAATGAAGGTACCATTTTGAGTATAGTTACTGATAGTTCACCGCATGGCACTCACGTTGCTGGTATTGCCACTGCTTTCCACCCAACG GAACCATTGCTGAATGGAATTGCCCCTGGAGCACAGGTAGTTTCATGTAAAATTGGAGACTCGCGCTTAGGTTCTATGGAAACTGGAACAGGTTTGATACGCGCACTAATTGCTGTTGTGGAG CACAAATGTGATGTTATCAACATGAGCTATGGTGAATCTACAATGTTACCGAACTATGGACGCTTTGTAGAGCTCGTTGATGAG GTGGTTAATAAATACCGTGTAGTATTCGTAAGCAGTGCTGGCAACAACGGGCCCGCATTGACCACTGTGGGTGCACCTGGGGGCACCACATCGAGCATAATAGGAGTTGGTGCTTATGTTTCTCCTGCTATGGCTGCTGGAGCTCATGCTTTAGTTGAGGCACCACCTGAAGGGCTCGAGTACACTTG GTCTAGTCGGGGACCCACTGCTGATGGAGATCTTGGTGTGTATGTAAGTGCTCCTGGTGGGGCCGTGGCCCCTGTTCCTACATGGACTCTTCAGCGGCGCCAACTTATGAACGGTACATCAATGTCATCCCCATCTGCATGTGGTGGAGTAGCTCTGGTTATCAGTGCAATgaag GCTGAGGGGATTAATGTGAGTCCATACAGCGTGAGGAAGGCTCTTGAGAATACTTGTTCTCCAATTGGCTGTTTGCCAGAAGATAAACTATCTAATGGACATGGTCTACTTCAAATTGACAA GGCTTTTGAATATGCTCAGAAATCAGCTGATTTGCCATGCCTGTGGTACAAGATAGCAATAAGTCAGGCAGGAAAAACAA CAGCATCAACAGTGCGAGGCATATACCTGAGAGAGGCTAGTTATTGCAATCAAACCACTGAG TGGACAGTGCAAGTTGAACCACAGTTTCATGAAGGTGCAAGTAATTTAGAACAGTTGGTCCCATTTGAAGAGTGTATCGAGCTACATTCTAGCGGAAAGGAAGTCGTAAAAGCTCCCGATTTTCTCCTGCTCACTTACAATGGACGTAGCTTCAA TGTGGTTGTAGATCCTACGAAGCTTAGTGATGGTTTACATTATTTTGAAGTGTACGGTATAGACTGCAACGCTCCCTGGCGTGGTCCTCTTTTCAGAATACCAATTACTATTACAAAACCAAAAATTGTGGAAACTCGACCTCCAGTAATTACGTTTTCTGGACTGTCTTTCCAGCCAG GGCATATTGTACGCAAATACATTGAGGTACCATACGGTGCTACTTGGGTTGAGGCAACCATGCGCACCTCAGGGTTTGACACTGCTAGAAGGTTTTACATTGATGTTGTCCAG CTCTCTCCATTGAAGAGGCCAATCACATGGGAAAGTAATCCATCATTTTCATCTCCATCAACCAAGAGCTTTACCTTTTCTGTTGAGGGTGGTCGAACCATGGAATTAGTGATATCGCAATTCTGGTCTAGTGGCATAGGAAGTCACGAAACTGCTGTTGTGGATTTCGAG ATAGCGTTCCATGGGATAGATGTTAGCACAGATGAGGTGGTTCTTGATGGAAGTGAAGCGCCTGTTAGACTTGAAGCCCGAGCTCTGTTATCATCTGAGAAGCTTGCTCCAATCGCCAAGCTTAACAAG ATTAGAGTCCCGTATCGTCCTATTGATTCAAAAATGAGTGCTCTTTCAGCAGATCGAGATAAATTACCTTCTGGCAAACAGATACTTGCGTTAACATTAAC TTACAAGTTCAAACTGGAAGATGAAGCAGAAGTAAAACCTCAAATACCCTTACTTAACAATCGTATCTATGATAACAAGTTTGAATCCCAATTTTATATGATTTCGGATTCGAACAAG CGTGTATATGCAAAGGGTGATGTCTATCCTGCATATGTAAAATTGCCTAAAGGTGAATACACTTTACAACTGCTCTTGAG GAATGAGAATGTGCAGTACTTAGAGAAATTGAAGCAATTAGTGTTGTTCATTGAAAGAAAATTGGGCAAG GAGGCCATGCAATTGAGCTTTTATACTCAACCAGATGGTCCAGTCACGGGTACTGGTAGCTTCACATCTTCAACATTAGATCCTGG ATCAAAAGAAGCATTTTATGTAGGACCTCCATCTAAGGACAAGCTTCCTAAG AGTTCTCCAGCAGGATCTGTACTAGTTGGAGCAATTTCTTATGGAAAGCCTTCATCTGAGGTTTCTGATAATGGAAATGACCCTGAAAAGAATCCCGTATCGTATACGATAAATTATCAAGTCCCACCAACTAAA GTTGAGGAGGATAAGGGAAAGAATTCAACTTCCAAAACATCCACAAAAAGTGTCGAAGAACGTTTAGAGGAAGAG GTCCGTGACACCAAGATTAAAGTTCTTGCAAACCTCAAACAAGGCACAGAAGATGAACGTGCAGAATGGCAAAAATTATCCATCTCACTGAAG ACGGAATATCCAAAATACACTCCCTTGCTGGCTCAAATATTGGAGGGGCTCTTATCCCAGGAAGTAGAAGATAAAATACACCACTATGAAGAG ATAATTGGTGCAGCAGATGAGGTAATTGAGAGTATTGACAGAGACGAATTAGCAAGATTTCTTTCCATCAAAGGTGATCCTGAAGAGGAAGAATTTGAG AAAAACAAGAAGAAAATGGAGACGACGCGTGACCAACTGGTTGAATCCCTTTACCAAAAAGGTTTAGCTATAGTGGAACTTGTGTCACTCAAG GGTGAGATGGCTGCATTGGCTGCAAACTTAGGTGCAGAAGTTGTGGATAGACCTGATGGTCAAGCATCTGCAGGAGGCGGTGTTGGTCAACCAGACCTGTTTGAAGACACTTTCAAAGAGCTGCAAAAATGGGCAGATGCTAAATCATCCAAATATAACACTCTTCTGTTGATACGTGGACGACATAGTGGAAGACTCGGCACTGCACTTAAG GTGGTGAACAGTATGATTGAAGAAGAAGGTGATCCGGCAAAGAAGCAGCTATATGAAGAAAGAATCTCGTTGCTTGAACAAATTGGGTGGGGCCACCTGGCGACGTATGAGAAACTGTGGATGCTCGTACGCTTTCCATCGAGCTTACCTTTATTCTAG
- the LOC139840795 gene encoding protein FAR-RED IMPAIRED RESPONSE 1-like: MKYAEQLFVYHSSVSNIGPTKAYEVYSNMKGSEKNVHGTVTDFRNWKRDLNVFINASDSRVLVNKMEQRKKYVPGFSFEYKLEKSQQHSIFSADEVAKCNYKEFSDIISFDATYNLKFVPFTGIENHHRCVTTVAGLIRDETAESYTWLLKCFMKTFGKDPNIIVTYQDKYVD, encoded by the exons ATGAAATATGCAGAGCAGTTGTTTGTATACCATTCGTCAGTGTCAAATATTGGTCCAACAAAGGCATACGAAGTTTATAGCAATATGAAAGGGTCTGAGAAAAATGTTCATGGGACTGTAACTGATTTCAGAAATTGGAAACGAGATTTGAATGTTTTTATCAATGCAAGTGATTCTCGGGTGCTCGTTAACAAAATGGAACAACGGAAGAAATATGTTCCTGGTTTTTCATTTGAGTACAAGCTTGAAAAAAGTCAACAACATTCCATTTTCTCGGCCGATGAAGTTGCAAAATGCAACTACAAGGAGTTTAGTGACATTATCTCATTTGATGCAAC GTACAACCTGAAGTTTGTACCATTTACTGGCATAGAAAACCACCATAGGTGTGTCACTACTGTTGCGGGATTGATCAGGGATGAAACAGCCGAGAGTTACACATGGCTTCTTAAATGTTTCATGAAGACATTCGGGAAAGATCCAAACATAATAGTGACATATCAGGACAAATATGTtgattga